A window of Acinetobacter sp. TR3 contains these coding sequences:
- the uvrA gene encoding excinuclease ABC subunit UvrA → MSQSHIRIRGARTHNLKNVSLDIPRDKFVVITGLSGSGKSSLAFDTLYAEGQRRYVESLSAYARQFLSQMEKPEVDSIEGLSPAIAIEQKSTSHNPRSTVGTITEIYDYLRLLYARVGTPYCPEHDLPMVAQTISEMVDAVKGLEEGTALMLLAPVVRERKGEYTQLFEQLQGQGFVRARVDGEIIDIDTPPELDKKKKHTIEVVVDRFKVRDDLGNRIAESFETALRLGSDIAVLSWMNGEHPERVFSAKHSCPECDRAVAELEPRLFSFNNPFGACPVCDGLGTRSHFSAEKLIPNPEVSISQGAIRGWDRQRPYYYTMLQKVADHFNIDLDQPWNTLDKDTQKKFLQGTGKEKIDLSYIDERGRKHSRVQAFEGILPHLERRYRETESNYVRDDLAQYLSNAACDACDGSRLNEISRHVRVKDKTIAQITKMSIGDAENYYQDLNLEGAKGEIADKIFKEIRERLHFLVSVGLNYLSLARSAETLSGGEAQRIRLASQIGAGLMGVMYVLDEPSIGLHQRDNDRLLQTLIRLRDLGNTVLVVEHDEDAIRAADHIIDIGPGAGIHGGAIIAEGTYDELASHADSLTGQYLSGKLKIEVPKQRTQSPRPDEVIKLSGASGHNLQNVDLTIPLGIMTCVTGVSGSGKSTLINRTLLPLAATQLNGATTLTAEKFDSIDGLQHLDKVVDIDQSPIGRTPRSNPATYTGLFTPIRELFAQTPEAKARGYSAGRFSFNVKGGRCEACEGDGMIKVAMHFLPDMYVPCDACHGKRYNRETLEVGYKGKNISDVLEMTVEDAAEFFSAIPVIHRRLDTLMQVGLGYIRLGQAATTLSGGEAQRVKLARELAKRDTGKTLYILDEPTTGLHFHDIAKLLDILYELRNKGNTIVVIEHNLDVIKTADWVIDLGPEGGSGGGQIIAEGTPEQVAEVEISHTGLFLKPMLK, encoded by the coding sequence ATGAGCCAAAGTCATATCCGTATTCGAGGCGCACGTACCCATAATTTAAAGAATGTGTCACTCGATATTCCACGTGACAAATTTGTGGTGATCACAGGGCTTTCAGGTTCAGGAAAATCATCACTTGCATTTGACACTTTATATGCTGAAGGTCAGCGTCGCTATGTCGAATCACTTTCAGCTTATGCACGCCAATTCCTTTCGCAAATGGAAAAACCTGAAGTTGATTCGATTGAAGGTTTATCGCCTGCGATTGCGATTGAGCAAAAATCAACCAGCCATAATCCGCGCTCAACTGTCGGTACTATTACTGAAATCTATGACTATTTGCGTTTACTTTACGCACGTGTAGGAACACCCTACTGTCCTGAACATGATCTACCGATGGTGGCACAAACCATTTCAGAAATGGTTGATGCGGTAAAAGGACTGGAAGAAGGTACTGCCCTGATGCTACTTGCACCTGTGGTGCGCGAGCGTAAGGGTGAATACACACAACTATTTGAACAACTCCAAGGACAAGGTTTTGTCCGTGCTCGTGTCGATGGTGAAATCATTGATATTGATACGCCACCTGAATTAGACAAAAAGAAAAAACACACCATTGAAGTGGTGGTCGATCGCTTTAAAGTCCGTGATGACCTCGGCAATCGTATAGCAGAATCTTTTGAAACTGCCTTACGCCTAGGTAGTGATATTGCTGTGTTATCATGGATGAATGGCGAACATCCTGAACGTGTGTTCTCGGCAAAGCATTCATGTCCTGAATGTGACCGTGCCGTAGCTGAACTTGAACCACGTCTGTTCTCATTTAATAATCCATTTGGTGCTTGCCCTGTCTGTGATGGTTTGGGAACTCGTAGTCATTTCAGCGCAGAAAAACTGATTCCAAATCCAGAAGTTTCGATCAGCCAAGGGGCGATTCGTGGTTGGGACAGACAACGCCCGTATTACTACACCATGCTGCAAAAAGTAGCAGATCATTTCAATATTGATCTCGATCAGCCTTGGAATACACTCGATAAAGACACCCAAAAGAAATTTTTACAAGGCACGGGCAAAGAGAAAATCGACCTCAGTTATATTGATGAACGTGGTCGTAAACACAGTCGTGTACAAGCCTTTGAAGGAATCTTGCCGCATTTAGAACGTCGCTACCGCGAAACAGAATCGAATTATGTGCGTGATGATCTCGCACAATATTTGTCTAATGCAGCCTGTGATGCCTGTGACGGTTCACGTCTGAATGAAATTTCACGCCATGTTCGGGTGAAAGACAAGACCATCGCACAAATTACCAAGATGTCGATTGGTGATGCTGAAAACTACTATCAGGACCTCAATCTTGAAGGTGCCAAAGGTGAAATTGCCGATAAAATCTTTAAAGAGATTCGTGAGCGTTTACATTTCTTGGTCAGTGTCGGTTTAAATTATCTCAGTCTCGCTCGTTCGGCAGAAACTTTGTCAGGCGGTGAAGCTCAGCGTATTCGTCTCGCTTCGCAAATCGGTGCAGGTTTGATGGGCGTGATGTATGTACTGGATGAACCCTCGATTGGTTTGCATCAACGTGATAATGATCGCTTATTACAAACATTGATTCGCTTACGCGATCTCGGAAATACCGTACTTGTGGTTGAGCATGATGAAGATGCGATTCGTGCTGCGGATCATATTATTGATATTGGTCCTGGTGCAGGTATTCACGGTGGTGCAATTATTGCTGAAGGCACTTATGATGAGCTGGCAAGCCATGCTGATTCCCTTACAGGTCAATACCTCTCAGGCAAATTGAAGATTGAAGTACCGAAACAACGTACTCAATCACCTCGTCCAGATGAAGTCATTAAATTGTCTGGCGCAAGCGGACACAACTTACAAAATGTCGATCTCACCATTCCTCTCGGCATTATGACCTGTGTGACTGGGGTTTCAGGTTCAGGAAAATCAACGCTGATTAACCGTACCTTATTGCCTTTGGCTGCGACTCAACTCAATGGTGCAACAACGCTGACCGCAGAAAAGTTTGATTCGATTGATGGTTTACAGCACCTCGATAAAGTGGTTGATATTGACCAAAGTCCGATTGGTCGTACCCCACGTTCAAATCCTGCTACGTATACAGGCTTATTTACCCCAATTCGGGAATTGTTTGCGCAAACGCCTGAAGCCAAAGCACGTGGTTATAGTGCAGGTCGTTTCTCGTTTAACGTGAAGGGCGGACGCTGTGAAGCTTGTGAAGGCGACGGTATGATCAAGGTGGCAATGCACTTCCTGCCTGATATGTATGTGCCTTGTGATGCTTGTCATGGCAAACGTTATAACCGTGAAACTTTAGAAGTAGGTTATAAAGGCAAGAACATTTCAGACGTGTTAGAAATGACTGTTGAAGATGCGGCTGAATTCTTTAGTGCCATTCCTGTGATTCACCGCCGTTTAGATACCTTAATGCAAGTGGGTCTGGGTTATATTCGTTTAGGTCAAGCCGCAACGACTCTATCAGGTGGTGAGGCACAACGGGTGAAATTAGCGCGTGAGTTAGCAAAACGAGATACAGGTAAAACCTTGTATATCTTGGATGAGCCAACCACAGGTTTACATTTCCATGATATCGCCAAATTACTCGATATTTTGTATGAGCTACGCAATAAAGGGAATACCATTGTGGTGATTGAGCATAATTTGGATGTGATCAAAACTGCCGATTGGGTAATTGACCTTGGTCCTGAAGGTGGTTCTGGTGGTGGTCAAATCATTGCCGAAGGTACACCTGAACAAGTCGCTGAAGTTGAGATTTCACATACAGGGCTTTTCTTAAAGCCGATGTTGAAATAA
- a CDS encoding GGDEF domain-containing protein, producing MERSQKHTQLRSGHTSLRLFFCMVIIIFSFLYISIPLIVHSYQEYVKTKQVLIEITSLRALVQTANQISKERAPSNQAMSSQPNELFINKEKLQRHRQAVDTQINQTISVLKQNGFQSIAGHLQTDLKVKLAQARRVVDVYIETPYSQRSSQQLDHAILALFSVWDENRLCLKLLMTQLESKDSDMSNYFTSILILTDMRDQAGRIASNIMAPITFAEPISGANRARSLQTQHQAEYLWSLVDTIQPEQTKTLKYKLLHERVKTEFLEQGLPLISKLLDQSENAEPYFLTGTQLTELMVDKFTTVMDLQNYILDYSYEIVKQQNQEAQQQFIFNFGISIVSLLTAIFTMSYAKRRVFQPLIRARNMILSLSNSPTEPFTGKQSRQEFFSLFEAIERLKSILKQRDMMESQLKKVANSDILTGVANRLALEEYINVLESKPEGLSETCVIVIDIDNFKFVNDQYGHIAGDQVITMIADQLKHNVRASDLIVRYGGDEFLVVIESIEMKAAKAIAESIRSGILKQNIIISSVGELIQVSVSIGVAIGAESWLELLEKADQSMLRAKAKGKNIVES from the coding sequence ATGGAGCGTAGTCAAAAACATACGCAATTACGTTCAGGACATACAAGCCTTCGTCTATTTTTCTGTATGGTCATCATTATTTTCTCTTTTTTATATATTTCCATTCCTCTCATTGTTCATAGTTATCAAGAATACGTCAAAACAAAACAAGTTCTCATCGAAATTACGAGTCTACGGGCTTTGGTGCAAACGGCAAATCAAATTTCTAAAGAAAGAGCACCATCTAATCAGGCAATGTCGAGTCAACCGAATGAGTTATTTATAAATAAAGAAAAGTTGCAACGTCATCGACAGGCTGTAGATACTCAGATTAATCAAACCATTTCAGTATTAAAGCAGAATGGTTTTCAATCTATTGCAGGACATTTGCAGACTGATCTCAAAGTGAAATTAGCGCAGGCACGTCGTGTTGTTGATGTTTATATTGAAACACCGTATTCACAAAGAAGTTCTCAACAACTGGATCATGCAATTTTAGCGCTTTTCTCTGTGTGGGATGAGAATAGGCTTTGTTTAAAGTTATTAATGACGCAATTAGAAAGTAAAGATAGCGACATGTCGAATTATTTTACTTCTATTCTCATCCTAACAGATATGCGAGATCAGGCTGGGCGTATTGCATCTAACATTATGGCTCCAATCACTTTTGCTGAACCGATTTCTGGTGCAAATAGAGCACGTTCTTTACAGACTCAGCATCAGGCAGAATATCTTTGGTCGTTGGTTGATACGATTCAACCTGAACAGACCAAAACACTAAAATATAAACTTTTGCATGAACGCGTAAAAACGGAGTTCTTAGAGCAAGGGTTACCTTTAATTTCTAAATTACTTGATCAAAGTGAAAATGCTGAACCGTATTTTTTAACAGGGACGCAACTGACCGAGCTGATGGTTGATAAATTTACCACGGTGATGGATTTACAGAACTATATTTTAGATTATAGCTATGAAATCGTTAAGCAGCAGAATCAAGAAGCTCAGCAACAGTTTATTTTTAACTTTGGTATTTCGATTGTTTCATTGCTTACAGCAATTTTCACTATGAGCTATGCCAAGAGACGTGTATTTCAGCCTTTAATTAGAGCAAGAAATATGATTCTGAGCTTATCAAATAGTCCAACTGAACCTTTTACTGGTAAGCAGTCTCGGCAGGAATTCTTTTCTTTATTTGAAGCGATAGAAAGATTAAAAAGTATTTTGAAACAACGTGACATGATGGAGTCACAGCTTAAGAAAGTTGCGAACTCAGATATATTAACGGGTGTCGCAAATCGTTTGGCTTTGGAAGAATATATCAATGTTTTAGAGTCAAAGCCTGAGGGTCTATCAGAAACCTGTGTCATTGTGATTGATATTGATAATTTTAAATTTGTGAATGATCAATATGGGCATATTGCGGGTGATCAGGTGATTACCATGATTGCAGACCAACTCAAGCATAATGTGCGAGCTTCCGATTTAATCGTTCGTTATGGTGGTGATGAGTTTTTAGTCGTGATCGAAAGTATTGAAATGAAAGCAGCAAAAGCGATTGCTGAAAGTATTCGTTCAGGCATATTAAAACAGAATATTATTATTTCTAGTGTCGGTGAGTTGATTCAGGTTTCGGTCAGTATTGGTGTGGCGATTGGGGCGGAGAGCTGGTTAGAGCTGCTAGAAAAAGCAGATCAGTCAATGTTAAGGGCTAAAGCTAAAGGGAAGAATATTGTAGAGAGTTAG
- the omp33-36 gene encoding porin Omp33-36, which produces MKKLGLATALLLAMTGAQAYQFEIQGQSEAIDSNNEGRDFNHYTVGGQATYYFKNVDASKGPLAEAAFVNQASNIALGYNFANLDDTKSQNVGVKAEAYVPTPYAPAYTSLSYSATDNDGKYGKNDDRGQRWAVEFGSVIAPNFLVAVGYTNVVEQTSYDTFKILNSGFAKAFNETATIADKQDAITARTKYVGAIDGTPMSIGFETGIVYGEDTAYELKTDLYLNSKLSTGVSYAKSSFADTPDSAWGVNVNYFITPAVAVGASYLNANAVGTDADMQTVGLNAKVRF; this is translated from the coding sequence ATGAAAAAACTCGGTTTAGCCACTGCTTTATTATTAGCCATGACCGGTGCTCAAGCTTACCAATTCGAAATCCAAGGTCAGTCTGAAGCTATAGACTCTAATAATGAAGGCAGAGATTTTAATCATTACACTGTTGGTGGACAAGCAACTTACTACTTCAAAAATGTAGATGCATCTAAAGGTCCTTTAGCAGAAGCAGCTTTTGTTAACCAAGCATCAAATATAGCTCTTGGATATAACTTTGCTAATCTTGATGATACTAAATCTCAAAATGTAGGTGTTAAAGCTGAAGCCTATGTACCTACACCTTACGCTCCTGCGTATACAAGCTTAAGCTATAGCGCTACTGATAATGACGGCAAATATGGCAAAAATGATGATCGTGGTCAACGTTGGGCTGTTGAATTTGGTTCTGTAATCGCTCCAAACTTCCTCGTAGCGGTAGGTTATACAAATGTTGTAGAACAAACCTCTTATGATACTTTCAAAATCTTAAACAGCGGTTTTGCTAAAGCATTTAATGAAACAGCAACTATCGCTGACAAGCAAGATGCAATTACTGCACGTACTAAATACGTTGGTGCAATCGATGGCACGCCTATGTCGATTGGTTTCGAAACAGGTATCGTTTACGGTGAAGACACTGCATACGAGTTAAAAACTGATTTGTACCTAAACTCTAAACTTAGCACAGGTGTTTCATACGCTAAATCAAGTTTTGCAGATACACCTGATTCAGCTTGGGGCGTTAATGTAAACTACTTCATTACCCCAGCTGTTGCTGTAGGTGCAAGCTATTTAAATGCTAATGCTGTAGGTACTGATGCAGATATGCAAACTGTTGGCTTAAACGCTAAAGTACGCTTCTAA
- a CDS encoding response regulator transcription factor, whose translation MNILIVDDHPLFRHALIQAVRYSLPQAQIQETADVDEFYERLEHGAEPDLVLLDLNLPGASGFSALVYVRAQYPAIPIIVVSAHEEVSIIQRAIAHGAMGYIPKSSHPSHIGEAIKHVLEGEIWLPPNLPMHHGFDPRAADETALAERLQSLTPQQFRVLMMVAEGLLNKQIAYELDVSEATIKAHVTAIFRKLGVQNRTQAVLAISALNIEDKKM comes from the coding sequence AATTGTAGACGACCACCCTTTATTTAGACATGCTTTAATTCAAGCGGTTCGATATAGTCTTCCTCAAGCACAGATTCAGGAAACTGCGGATGTCGATGAATTCTATGAGCGCTTAGAGCATGGTGCAGAACCTGATCTCGTATTACTTGATCTGAATTTACCCGGCGCATCTGGTTTTTCTGCCTTGGTATACGTACGAGCACAATACCCAGCGATTCCAATCATTGTTGTATCAGCACATGAAGAAGTGTCGATTATTCAACGTGCAATTGCACATGGTGCAATGGGTTATATCCCGAAATCATCACATCCAAGTCATATCGGCGAGGCAATTAAACATGTCTTAGAGGGTGAAATTTGGCTACCACCGAATTTACCCATGCATCATGGTTTCGATCCAAGAGCTGCGGATGAAACGGCGTTGGCAGAACGCCTGCAATCGCTTACACCTCAACAGTTCCGTGTATTGATGATGGTGGCAGAAGGTCTGCTCAATAAACAAATTGCTTATGAGTTAGATGTATCAGAAGCCACGATCAAAGCGCATGTCACTGCTATTTTCCGTAAGCTAGGTGTACAAAATCGTACGCAGGCAGTTTTAGCAATTAGTGCATTAAATATTGAAGATAAAAAGATGTAA